The Apium graveolens cultivar Ventura chromosome 11, ASM990537v1, whole genome shotgun sequence genome has a window encoding:
- the LOC141695422 gene encoding serine/threonine-protein phosphatase BSL1-like, with protein sequence MDFQIISTLLRPRNWKPPVNRRFFLDSYEVGELCYAAEQIFMNEPTVLQLKAPTKLFGDLHGQFGDLMRLFDEYGYPSTTGDITYIDYLFLGDYVDRGQHSLETITLLLALKIEYPENVHLICGNHEAADINALFGFHLECIERMYDGENDGIWAWTQLNQLFNYLPLAALIEKKIIYMHGGIGRSIHKVEHIEKLKRPITMDVGSLVLMDLLWSDPTENDSVEGLRHNARGPGLVTFGMFIEEVMELVELSPLMEALVGLPGIDGLSTEQRKRLTIAVELVANPSIIFMDEPTLGLDARAATIVMRTVRNTVDTGRTVVCTIHQPSVDIFDAFDELLLLKCGGEEIYVGPLGHLSCHLIEYFEGIGGVT encoded by the exons ATGGATTTCCAG ATCATATCTACATTGCTCAGGCCTCGAAATTGGAAACCTCCTGTTAATAGGAGGTTTTTTCTGGATTCTTATGAAGTGGGTGAGCTTTGTTACGCAGCTGAACAAATTTTTATGAATGAGCCAACAGTTCTTCAATTAAAAGCTCCTACCAAATTGTTTGGTGACCTTCATGGACAATTTGGAGATTTAATGCGATTATTCGATGAATATGGATATCCTTCTACAACGGGAGATATAAC ATACATTGATTATTTATTTCTGGGTGATTATGTTGATCGAGGACAGCACAGCTTGGAGACTATCACTCTACTCCTTGCATTAAAG ATTGAGTATCCTGAGAATGTTCACTTAATATGTGGGAATCATGAGGCTGCGGATATTAATGCACTCTTTGGTTTCCATCTTGAATGCATTGAGAGAATGTATGAT GGAGAAAATGATGGAATCTGGGCATGGACACAGTTGAATCAGCTTTTTAACTATCTTCCCCTTGCGGCCCTTATTGAGAAGAAGATCATCTACATGCATGGAGGTATAGGGAGGTCAATACATAAAGTAGAACATATAGAGAAACTAAAAAGGCCCATAACCATGGATGTTGGATCTCTGGTCTTGATGGATTTGTTGTG GTCTGATCCCACAGAAAATGATAGTGTAGAAGGTTTGAGACACAATGCCAGAGGACCTGGCCTCGTTACGTTTGGG ATGTTCATTGAGGAGGTTATGGAGCTTGTAGAGCTGAGTCCTTTGATGGAAGCTCTAGTTGGATTACCTGGTATAGATGGTCTTTCAACTGAGCAGCGCAAGAGGCTGACGATTGCAGTTGAGTTGGTAGCCAATCCATCTATAATTTTTATGGATGAGCCCACTTTAGGACTTGATGCCAGGGCAGCAACAATAGTGATGAGGACAGTGAGAAACACAGTGGATACAGGAAGAACTGTGGTGTGCACCATACACCAGCCGAGCGTTGACATATTTGATGCTTTCGATGAG CTGCTCCTATTGAAATGTGGAGGTGAAGAAATATATGTTGGTCCATTAGGCCATCTTTCTTGCCATCTAATTGAGTACTTTGAG GGTATCGGAGGAGTTACTTGA